In Methanonatronarchaeum sp. AMET-Sl, one genomic interval encodes:
- a CDS encoding HsdR family type I site-specific deoxyribonuclease, with translation MRKFDESGIEAKFLEWLSEVGWDVYGDPMSNEWGSSILDLEYDRDSSNVVYWGILREKIIEFNGLSGSEANEVVNKLKRRISSENLLEGNKRFYNLLRNGISHSIKVDDRIEERYIELINPNPKNNSLLAVSQFQVSRRGKVRPDITLFVNGVPFVNIELKSSAQGSEVSEAVKDIKSYERDEPRLFVPNLFNVACDGEKFRYAATGAPREFFFPWYSEDFDEGVYEPEDAVKDLLNPETLLDIFQYFVFFENEEAKIVPRYMQYQAANKIVDRIRKGRPRKGLIWHTQGSGKTYTMLYSAYKAKKSPDIDDAQYLVIVDREKLNDQIEGILHDIEFPNFSVAESKKNLEELLSMNKSQLILTTIHKFGDVEGEVNSEVDMETVVFADESHRFMEKKLGSKLKAALTDRFYFGFTGTPVMEGDSEKDRNTFNEFSPEGEAYLHKYSIDDGQRDGVITPVTYTEKNIEWNIPNEMVEEAMDQDYDKAFSDLPPERRAEVIKKYVNESEISELRPRLEKVVKDIVDHYTSRVMPNGFKSMVVTPSRKAAALYGEELQKYFDPEEIKVIVSGTGEDPDVIQRMNIPDRKEQQVVKEFKEEENPKFLVVCNKLLTGFDAPILKTIYLDRTLKNHNLLQAIARTNRPMKGKANGEIVDYQGVFADWDRVLEYEDIVIENAAIPTDELVEKFKNKLEVLIDIFEDFEFENDVKEFHKAIVKLEKNPELAQKFEKVYEEAQDVYESLEPHKELGKEPTTTQWEVLTQIYSRYKKVEKGENEEYLGKEVREKTRKILEEHLEVEKIKDGKTDKVPITSRDVSIKNSEENPDYGFIKNAMAKKRNLEIKREQNPAIPKLSEKVKKIIEGWRKGDVSTKKANEEINLVDEKEKNLQKEQKSLNLNNREYAIYKLLTKEFNDYVDDGDQAVEITKNIETEIEDFSSEGNIEEIKKRIRKKIIRTLADMGKIELLKADNKKFLKQSVDYIVRNKGQNNA, from the coding sequence ATGAGGAAGTTTGATGAGTCTGGAATCGAGGCTAAGTTTCTTGAGTGGTTGAGTGAGGTTGGTTGGGATGTTTATGGCGATCCTATGAGTAATGAGTGGGGTTCAAGTATATTAGATTTGGAGTATGATCGTGATTCTTCTAACGTGGTTTATTGGGGTATTCTTAGAGAGAAGATTATTGAGTTTAATGGTTTATCTGGATCTGAAGCTAATGAAGTAGTTAATAAGTTGAAGAGAAGAATTTCGTCTGAGAATCTTTTAGAGGGGAATAAAAGATTTTATAATCTTCTTAGAAATGGTATTAGCCATTCTATTAAGGTTGATGATAGAATTGAGGAGAGATATATTGAATTAATCAATCCAAATCCTAAGAATAATAGTTTGCTGGCTGTTTCTCAGTTCCAGGTTAGTAGGAGGGGGAAAGTTCGGCCTGATATTACTCTTTTTGTGAATGGTGTTCCCTTTGTAAATATTGAGTTAAAATCTAGTGCTCAAGGTTCTGAGGTTAGTGAGGCGGTGAAGGATATTAAGAGTTATGAGAGGGATGAGCCTCGTCTTTTTGTTCCTAATCTTTTTAATGTGGCTTGTGATGGTGAGAAGTTTAGGTATGCGGCTACTGGGGCTCCTAGAGAATTCTTTTTTCCCTGGTATTCAGAGGATTTTGATGAAGGGGTTTATGAACCTGAAGATGCTGTAAAGGATCTTTTAAACCCCGAAACTTTGCTTGATATCTTTCAGTATTTTGTGTTTTTTGAGAATGAAGAAGCTAAGATTGTGCCTAGATATATGCAGTATCAGGCCGCTAATAAGATTGTTGACAGAATACGAAAGGGGAGGCCTAGAAAAGGATTGATTTGGCATACTCAAGGTTCTGGTAAAACTTATACTATGCTGTATTCTGCTTATAAGGCTAAGAAATCTCCTGATATAGATGATGCTCAGTATTTGGTGATTGTGGATAGGGAGAAATTAAATGACCAGATCGAGGGGATTCTTCATGATATTGAGTTCCCTAACTTCTCGGTTGCTGAAAGTAAGAAGAACTTAGAGGAACTCCTTTCGATGAATAAGAGTCAATTAATCCTTACTACTATCCATAAGTTTGGTGATGTGGAGGGTGAGGTTAATTCTGAAGTGGATATGGAGACTGTGGTGTTTGCTGATGAGTCTCATAGGTTTATGGAGAAGAAGCTTGGTAGTAAATTGAAGGCTGCATTAACGGATAGGTTTTATTTTGGTTTTACTGGGACTCCTGTGATGGAGGGAGATTCTGAGAAAGATCGTAATACGTTTAATGAGTTCTCTCCTGAGGGAGAGGCTTATCTTCATAAATATTCTATTGATGATGGACAACGTGATGGTGTAATAACCCCGGTAACTTATACTGAGAAAAATATTGAATGGAATATTCCTAATGAAATGGTCGAGGAAGCTATGGATCAAGACTACGACAAGGCTTTTTCGGATTTACCTCCAGAGAGAAGAGCAGAAGTAATTAAGAAATATGTTAATGAATCGGAGATATCTGAATTAAGACCAAGGTTGGAGAAAGTTGTTAAAGATATTGTCGATCACTATACATCCAGGGTTATGCCTAATGGATTTAAAAGTATGGTTGTAACGCCTAGTAGAAAGGCTGCAGCTCTTTATGGAGAAGAATTACAGAAATATTTTGATCCAGAAGAAATTAAGGTAATAGTTTCCGGAACTGGAGAAGACCCCGATGTCATCCAAAGAATGAATATCCCTGATAGGAAGGAACAGCAAGTTGTCAAGGAATTTAAGGAAGAAGAAAACCCGAAATTCCTTGTAGTCTGTAATAAATTGCTTACTGGTTTTGACGCACCAATATTAAAGACTATATATTTAGATCGTACTTTGAAAAATCATAATCTACTTCAAGCCATTGCTAGAACAAATAGACCTATGAAAGGTAAAGCGAATGGCGAGATTGTTGATTATCAAGGCGTGTTTGCAGATTGGGATAGAGTCCTAGAATATGAAGATATTGTTATTGAAAATGCAGCTATACCCACTGATGAATTAGTTGAGAAGTTTAAAAACAAATTAGAAGTTCTAATCGATATTTTTGAGGATTTCGAATTCGAAAACGATGTTAAAGAGTTTCATAAGGCAATTGTTAAATTAGAAAAGAACCCTGAGCTTGCACAAAAATTTGAGAAAGTCTATGAAGAAGCTCAAGATGTATATGAATCCCTTGAACCTCACAAAGAACTAGGTAAGGAACCAACCACTACTCAGTGGGAAGTACTAACCCAAATATATTCTAGATATAAAAAAGTAGAAAAAGGAGAGAATGAAGAATATCTAGGAAAAGAGGTCCGTGAAAAGACTCGTAAAATTCTAGAAGAACATTTAGAAGTTGAAAAAATCAAGGATGGAAAAACTGATAAGGTACCTATAACTAGTAGAGATGTTAGTATAAAAAATTCCGAGGAGAATCCTGATTACGGATTTATTAAAAACGCTATGGCTAAAAAGAGAAACTTGGAGATAAAAAGAGAGCAAAATCCAGCTATTCCTAAGCTCAGTGAGAAAGTGAAAAAAATAATCGAAGGTTGGAGGAAAGGAGACGTATCAACTAAAAAGGCAAATGAAGAGATTAATTTAGTAGATGAGAAGGAAAAAAATCTTCAAAAAGAGCAAAAAAGCCTTAATTTGAATAATAGAGAATACGCTATCTACAAACTACTAACAAAAGAGTTCAACGATTACGTTGACGATGGTGATCAGGCTGTTGAAATCACTAAGAATATTGAAACTGAAATAGAAGACTTTTCCAGCGAAGGAAATATAGAAGAAATAAAAAAGAGAATTAGAAAAAAAATTATCAGAACACTCGCTGACATGGGAAAAATAGAGCTCCTTAAAGCTGATAATAAGAAATTCCTAAAGCAATCTGTTGATTACATAGTAAGAAACAAGGGTCAAAACAATGCCTAA
- a CDS encoding restriction endonuclease subunit S: MNKQDSSLEDYVENDSEKNEMKESDLTRKTVCGIPPSDWPIERLSEVVRIVSGNSLPTEYQNEEKGQHPVYKVSDMNKPGNQKYVSKVNNKISKENLKELNHDLYPKNTTILPKVGAALLTNKRRMLTEPSSFDNNIMGWIPQEINPEFLYYLSCMVDMEAFAQKGAVPSISKAIAQKLKIPSPPISEQRKIASVLYNVDQAIQKTQEIIEQTKQVKKGLMQDLFTEGYYNHKEFEEIRIGPFTYRKPSNWNIKTIKEAKDGENGLRRGPFGSMLKKEIFVESGYKVYQQQNAIYEDFKYGDYYITKDKFDEMKRFSVEAGDLLISCSGTLGKIARVPEDYEKGVINQALLKFSVDEDIFSTAYMKYFLQSNIGQRQLVLSSRGSAIKNMAPMGFIKCSKIFQPSKEEQEKISDTLLTIDEKIDAEENRKKQLQRLKKGLMQDLLTGEVRTKDREVEVVDEVVDCEC, from the coding sequence ATGAATAAACAAGACTCAAGTCTTGAAGATTATGTAGAAAATGATTCAGAAAAGAATGAAATGAAAGAATCAGATTTAACCCGAAAGACAGTTTGTGGCATTCCACCTTCTGACTGGCCTATTGAAAGACTAAGTGAAGTAGTTCGTATAGTGAGCGGCAACTCACTACCCACAGAATATCAAAATGAGGAGAAAGGCCAACACCCTGTGTATAAAGTTTCAGATATGAATAAACCCGGTAACCAAAAGTACGTTTCCAAGGTAAATAACAAAATCTCGAAAGAAAACCTAAAGGAATTAAATCATGACCTATACCCAAAAAATACAACCATTCTACCTAAAGTTGGAGCTGCACTCCTAACAAACAAGCGGAGAATGTTAACAGAACCGTCTTCATTCGATAATAACATAATGGGCTGGATTCCACAGGAAATCAATCCGGAATTCCTTTACTATCTTTCATGCATGGTCGATATGGAAGCATTCGCACAAAAAGGGGCAGTGCCATCCATCAGCAAAGCTATTGCTCAAAAACTGAAGATTCCATCCCCCCCAATCTCTGAGCAACGTAAAATCGCTAGTGTACTCTACAACGTAGATCAAGCCATCCAGAAAACCCAAGAAATCATCGAACAAACCAAACAGGTCAAAAAAGGCCTGATGCAAGACCTCTTCACAGAAGGATACTACAACCACAAAGAATTTGAAGAAATTAGAATAGGTCCGTTTACATACAGAAAGCCATCAAATTGGAATATTAAGACAATCAAAGAAGCTAAAGATGGGGAAAATGGCCTTAGAAGAGGGCCATTCGGCAGTATGCTAAAGAAAGAAATTTTCGTTGAATCCGGCTACAAAGTATATCAGCAGCAAAACGCCATCTATGAAGATTTCAAGTATGGGGATTACTATATCACTAAAGATAAATTTGACGAAATGAAGAGATTCAGTGTGGAAGCAGGAGACCTTTTAATTAGTTGTTCAGGAACACTGGGAAAAATAGCCCGAGTTCCAGAGGACTATGAAAAGGGAGTAATTAATCAGGCCCTACTTAAATTTTCGGTTGACGAAGATATATTTTCTACTGCTTATATGAAGTATTTCCTTCAATCAAATATAGGTCAGAGGCAGCTAGTACTCAGCTCAAGAGGTTCAGCAATTAAGAATATGGCTCCCATGGGGTTTATTAAATGTTCCAAAATCTTTCAACCTTCAAAAGAGGAGCAGGAAAAAATTTCAGACACTTTGTTGACGATTGATGAGAAAATCGATGCTGAAGAAAATCGGAAAAAACAGCTTCAGCGTTTGAAGAAGGGTTTGATGCAGGATTTGTTGACTGGTGAGGTCAGGACTAAGGATAGGGAGGTTGAGGTTGTGGATGAGGTTGTGGATTGTGAGTGTTAG
- a CDS encoding class I SAM-dependent DNA methyltransferase, translated as MSADKKAITVDELRDHLFECADIIRDLVDPTDYKTYILPLIFYKAIDDTWQDRFQKAMEEVNDEELAKDEAYHDFQVPEKYHFEEALKQTKNVDEFLDDAFRALEKENPEKLGNVFNVSYVESDSLDHDTLQELLQHLNTKSLSLEKVAPDILGEAYMDLVSDFAEEEGKSGGQFFTPREIVNLMVQILNPQKEAKIYDPTVGSAGMLVEMAEHYRNKDNHNPKTDLILKGQESNPGIAPIARMNLFLHNLNGEIAREDTLANPQFTENGDLEKFDYVLANPPFSSNWKKDKCKDDEYNRFEWGWARKDRADYAFIQHMIASLKENGKMACVIPHGVLFRKHESKFRKPMLENDLVEAVIGLPKNLFQNNSIPSGILVINKEKPDERKGQVQFIHAAEEDYYKELSNQNRLTKEGIKEILKKYRNWKTEEKVSRVVELQEIKENDYNLNIALYIDTTKPEEPINVSKELKKLKKLQQERQKIEEKMKEHMETLNYE; from the coding sequence ATGTCCGCTGATAAAAAAGCTATAACTGTTGATGAGCTACGTGATCATTTGTTTGAATGTGCTGATATTATTAGAGATCTTGTAGATCCTACTGATTACAAAACCTACATATTACCACTTATTTTCTATAAAGCCATAGATGATACATGGCAAGATAGATTCCAGAAGGCAATGGAAGAAGTAAACGATGAAGAACTAGCGAAAGACGAAGCCTACCACGATTTCCAAGTACCAGAAAAATATCATTTCGAAGAAGCATTAAAACAAACAAAGAATGTAGATGAATTCTTAGACGATGCATTCAGAGCTCTAGAGAAAGAGAACCCAGAAAAACTTGGAAACGTATTCAACGTTAGCTACGTAGAATCAGACTCTCTAGACCACGACACATTACAAGAATTACTCCAACACCTCAACACAAAAAGTCTAAGCCTTGAAAAAGTAGCACCAGATATACTCGGAGAAGCCTACATGGACCTAGTATCTGATTTCGCTGAAGAAGAAGGAAAATCCGGAGGACAATTCTTCACACCAAGAGAAATCGTAAACCTAATGGTTCAAATACTAAACCCTCAAAAAGAAGCAAAAATATATGACCCAACAGTAGGATCCGCAGGCATGCTAGTAGAAATGGCAGAACATTACCGAAACAAAGATAATCACAACCCAAAAACCGACCTAATACTAAAAGGACAAGAAAGCAACCCAGGAATCGCACCAATAGCAAGAATGAACCTCTTCCTACATAATCTCAACGGAGAAATAGCAAGAGAAGACACATTAGCAAACCCACAATTCACAGAAAACGGAGACCTAGAAAAATTCGACTACGTATTAGCCAACCCCCCATTTTCATCCAATTGGAAAAAAGATAAATGCAAAGACGATGAATACAACCGATTCGAATGGGGATGGGCAAGAAAAGACCGAGCAGACTACGCATTCATCCAACACATGATAGCATCACTCAAAGAAAACGGGAAAATGGCATGCGTAATCCCACACGGAGTCCTCTTCAGAAAACACGAATCAAAGTTTAGAAAACCAATGCTTGAAAACGATTTAGTAGAAGCAGTAATCGGCCTACCAAAAAACCTCTTCCAAAACAACTCAATCCCATCAGGAATCCTAGTAATAAACAAAGAAAAACCAGACGAACGAAAAGGACAGGTCCAATTCATCCACGCAGCAGAAGAAGATTACTACAAAGAACTCAGCAACCAAAACCGCCTAACCAAAGAAGGAATCAAAGAAATCTTAAAGAAATACCGCAACTGGAAAACAGAGGAAAAAGTCTCCAGAGTCGTAGAACTACAAGAAATCAAAGAAAACGACTACAACCTAAACATAGCCCTATACATAGACACAACAAAACCAGAAGAACCAATAAACGTAAGCAAAGAACTAAAGAAATTGAAAAAACTCCAACAAGAACGCCAAAAAATAGAAGAAAAAATGAAAGAACACATGGAGACACTAAACTATGAATAA
- a CDS encoding helix-turn-helix domain-containing protein encodes MEIREGSNQLKVLSIIAEFESRDKFPKQKEIVTELPISKGAVSNNCKKLTKSDLLSREDKEYHINKQKLLELYRTHIENYLTRTEKKEDYENQINKINEIKTQIKLNINEIIESELRELILEIIYQVIINSRKDANIKNIREAFLRSDSVIQKLGEFQYKNQKSSEKSKYLIMLSIILQPTYNIFPEIESISRVNINSDVLDLINYLDEVE; translated from the coding sequence TTGGAGATTAGAGAGGGGTCAAACCAGCTCAAGGTTCTATCTATAATTGCTGAATTTGAGTCCCGAGATAAATTCCCTAAACAAAAAGAGATTGTCACTGAACTACCAATCTCAAAAGGAGCAGTTTCAAACAATTGTAAAAAACTAACAAAATCAGACCTGCTATCAAGGGAAGACAAAGAATACCATATAAATAAACAAAAACTACTAGAACTATATCGAACACACATAGAAAACTATCTAACCAGAACTGAGAAAAAAGAAGACTACGAAAATCAAATAAATAAAATCAATGAAATAAAAACTCAGATAAAACTTAACATCAATGAAATAATAGAATCAGAACTTAGAGAACTGATTTTAGAAATTATATATCAAGTAATTATTAATTCAAGAAAAGATGCGAATATAAAAAACATTAGAGAAGCATTTCTTAGGTCTGACTCAGTAATACAAAAACTCGGGGAATTTCAGTACAAAAACCAAAAAAGTTCTGAAAAATCAAAATACCTTATAATGCTTTCAATTATTCTCCAACCAACATACAATATATTTCCTGAAATAGAATCCATATCCAGAGTGAACATTAATTCTGATGTTTTAGATTTAATTAATTATTTAGATGAGGTTGAATGA
- a CDS encoding DUF6884 domain-containing protein, with the protein MPNWNRINKYIEKAWKKDNPYKHLKELRESFPNDGHLAFNLGKAAMEEGKLDKAFSYFKEAEEQYPKSEFKKKARNKIKEVSNLLEKESNIKKSSDDVLYIVSCTKTKIWDEEPDAPRFVPAKDAYRGSSFSSAKKKLGNKGDAKWVVLSARYGFIEPEHPISNYDVKFGDLNSGPVSETTLKQQARNQKRFEENKPLSDFHEIYVLGNKVYKRKTKDAFEGTDATIMEW; encoded by the coding sequence ATGCCAAATTGGAATAGAATTAATAAATATATAGAAAAAGCTTGGAAAAAGGATAATCCGTATAAACATTTAAAGGAGCTTCGAGAGAGCTTTCCAAATGATGGACACTTAGCTTTTAATTTAGGAAAAGCTGCAATGGAAGAAGGTAAACTAGATAAAGCTTTTTCTTACTTCAAAGAGGCAGAAGAACAATATCCAAAGTCTGAATTCAAGAAAAAAGCCAGAAATAAAATAAAAGAAGTAAGCAATTTATTGGAAAAGGAATCCAACATTAAAAAAAGTTCGGATGATGTTCTTTACATCGTTAGCTGTACAAAAACTAAGATTTGGGATGAAGAGCCGGATGCGCCCCGTTTTGTTCCCGCAAAAGATGCTTATAGAGGGAGTTCTTTTTCAAGTGCTAAAAAGAAACTTGGAAATAAAGGGGATGCTAAATGGGTTGTTCTAAGTGCACGATACGGTTTTATAGAACCTGAACATCCTATCTCAAATTATGATGTAAAGTTCGGGGATCTAAATTCAGGTCCAGTTTCAGAAACAACTTTGAAACAACAAGCTAGAAACCAAAAAAGATTTGAGGAGAATAAACCTCTATCGGATTTCCATGAAATATATGTGTTGGGAAATAAAGTATATAAAAGAAAAACTAAAGATGCTTTTGAAGGAACAGACGCTACTATAATGGAATGGTAA